The Plasmodium cynomolgi strain B DNA, scaffold: 0007, whole genome shotgun sequence genome window below encodes:
- a CDS encoding CYIR protein (putative;~vir-type antigen): MTRILQKQDLDKLPSNLIYYKFNNGWGNCSYFDSSEEIKNILNAYSGIGNYIDNIVNSLCYVSDMNENNSFYKERCHFLYYWIGDILFNNLEDVTSFSNVMNTIYTELQKFNLEDNCNIIYTDISKNFFDQRKIIYDYSQNYATIKQDLRDYGNSCSQEYYDYVGKIVSTYNIVDINCKSNSDK; the protein is encoded by the exons atgacaagAATACTTCAG AAGCAAGATTTGGATAAATTACcttcaaatttaatttattataaattcaATAATGGATGGGGAAATTGTAGTTATTTTGATTCTTCCgaagaaataaagaatatattaaatgcaTATTCTGGTATTGGAAATTATATTGATAACATTGTAAATTCTTTGTGTTATGTATCTGATATGAATGAAAACAATTCATTCTATAAAGAAcgttgtcattttttgtattattggATAGgagatatattatttaacaaTTTAGAAGATGTTACGTCATTTTCAAACGTTATGAATACGATCTACACTGAATTGCAGAAGTTTAATCTTGAAGATAATTGTAACATTATATACACTGATAttagcaaaaatttttttgatcagaggaaaataatatatgattACTCTCAAAACTATGCAACTATAAAACAAGATTTACGGGATTATGGTAATTCTTGTAGTCAAGAATATTATGATTACGttggaaaaattgtttcaacatataatattgtagatataaattgtaaaagtaaTTCTGATAAATAA